TGACTAAGCAACAAATGGAActggaaaacactgcatttcagtATATCAAGCTAGCAAGActcattttaaatatgaaatacagaCAAACACATCATAGAAGTTTTCTCCCTGCAAGCTCCGCAGTGGAGAACTTGTAATGGAACAGCACTGGTTGGTCCTGGTGAGCACTGGGCCCTAGAAAGCCTGGGCCCTAGAAAGCCTGGGCCCTAGAAAGCCTGGGCCCTAGAAAGCCTGGGCCCTAGAAAGCCTGGGCCCTAGAAAGCCTGGGCCCTAGAAAGCCTGGGCCCTAGAAAGCCTGGGCCCAAGGAGCTTCAAGTCCAGGGAAAAAGTTCATGCTACTCCCTTTGTACCAACCCTGTGCTTACAGAGTAGTGGCGTGTTTGTCAAAtagtaagaaatattttgaaatgagaGTCTGAGAGTCtcataagaaatatttattttttcacttcagaaataagCTAGggtaataaataatttcttcatacAGAAAAGATGACAATGGCAATTATCACCtcccaaatgctttttttttttttttttttcttccatttgagaGATTTCCAATATTTTCCATTACGATTGAGGCTACAATTGAATAAATTTATAGGTCAAATTCTGCCTCACAAAACATCTTGGATGACATTTTGCTCTGACCCAGGACTGGCTTAATGCTACTTATGTATAGCaaagaattataaaaaaaaaaaagtgttcatgTCAATGTGGATGATCCAATTTTTATTGCTGGTACATCAGGCATAGCTTTGGAGAGATAAATAAAGAACTcaaatttcaaatgtttgtttacttctatttcttttgaatAACTTGATTTAATCTATTCTGTGTGAGAAACCTGAGATCTGATTTTGTCAGTATGTAATGTAAAATTCCAGGTGATAAGAATTTATAAGAATTACAGGTACACAGCAACTATGAAATCAAAGCCCATTGTGTCTAACACAGGGCTTTTAAGAACAGAAGCACCCAAAACATCACTACAAATTACTTAGCTTTTCAGGCACAATTAAATTAAACCatttgtatgtatgtgtgtgtgctctTGTCTGTATGCACCCCTAAGACTGCAACATTTAAAGCAGAGCAATTTTAGCCAAAGATTGGTGAGGTATAAAACTTAATTACTCCTAGATACAGTTAACTACATCCTTAAATGAGCATATAAATTGAACAAAACCATGTCTGCAAATAATCAGGCACTGAGTTTTCTAGCTTTCATAAGATTTCATTAATACATTAATAAAGGTTTTACATAATTTATACACTCagacatatacatatattttatctGTAATGTGTGCTTACATACAAACATACATATGCACGCGTGCAAACATGTGTACACATACAACACACACTCACATCCCCTTATCTGCACACATTCaaattctttaaagaaaatgccaCCATTTAAAAAGCACTGGAATTGGTTCCAGGTTGTTACATGACTTTAGACTTATAGAAAAAGGTAGTTTACATCTATTgcatgtgaaaaagaaaaggaatttacaaccaaaaaaatttttttaaaaagaaagaatgcacACACACTCCCTCACGTTACCAGCTTTCCAATTAGGAATCAAAATATTGGAATGAATCTGGTATAAATACAATATGCAATGgcagctttgtatttttttcaaataaatttcaaTCTTTTGGAATTTAAATTAGTACCAATTTATGGCGAGCAAAAGTTCTTTCATAGACAAGTCACTGCTGagctcctttcttcttctgctccagctcctgcaaGCGTTCCTCCCTGCACTGCGCATGCTGTGTTCCCACTTTGTGGGCTGTCTCAGTGGCTGTAATGTCAATCTGTGCATATCTGGATGATCCACTCCCTGAAATGCCAAAGGAAATCATATAGTAGTCCATACCCTTCATgcaatctgaggtaaaacagaCTCAGGCTGAAGCTATTGCTAGACTTCTCCCATAGATTTCCTAGGTGATCTTGGTCTGGTATTAAAATAAGCTCTATAAAGGAAGTAAGATAAGTacaacaaaaaacctcacaAGCTTGGTTATCTACTTCTTTTAGGTATCTGATTTTCTTCAAGTAAGCACCTCAATCACTTGTGTTTATGCTCCACATTTCAATCTCCACCCCTATTTCTCCCAGTAGAAGACAAAATTGAACAGAACAACAATTTAGTCCAATAATTGACAGAAAGGTAGACAAAAGCTGATCTATTTGTTTAGGAGCAGTGCAGTTCTGTATCAGTGTAGATATACCactctggaagaagggaaaactTCAGTATGAAAAAAGTATAGTACTTACAATCGTTAGGAGCACCTCCAAAGTTACACAACTTGAACATGGATTGGTgttaaacaaacagcaaaattaaCGTCAGTTTATAGAAGCAAGGCTCTTCACTCTTAATGCCTTGGTTCACTGTCTTTAAAATGGAGATAAAACATGACTTCCATATCTCAATGGAGTGCTATGCAGAGACCCAAATTTAAGGTCTGGGAGAAGCTTAGAATTTCTTACCTAAAGTTATATGGCACTGAACAACAATACtacgtaaataaataaaataaagggaaaaaattgaAAGATATTTCAATAGCAAATGTGTTGAATTTAATGGCAAATTCCTACTAAGAGTTTTCTGTAAGGGGGGGATGAATCTGTAAGTGACTGTACATGGTAGCTATAATTCACACTTGTGGGCTAATTCTCCAAGACAAGCATTACAAGAAAAATGTCCACATCCAGAAAAAGAATAGGGGCAGGTGAGGTGGGCAAACAGGGGGGTGAGGGAATGTAATCAAGTGCTTCTGCTTTCCCGCAGCCTTCATGGAAAGCAGACAAATAACACCATGTTCTATTCTTACACATTTGCCGTGTGGCTCTAGaagcattattttaatattgttaGGAGCAAGCCTGGTACACCTACACTCATGACCCTTTTGCTGAATCCAAGCAAGAAAAGTTAAGCAAGTGTAGTCTTAATGCATGCAATGAAAAtcttgagaaaaatgaaagaaattacagTCTGTCAAACTTCAGAGACATGGAAACATTCAGCTTAGGAGTTCATATACAGTGCAACATCCTAGAGAACTTTGCTTGTTATAAGTCTTTTCCAAAAGAGTTGACAGTTACAAGAATTAGTACAAATGTACACGAGTACAAATTCCTCTGTTAGCCAGAGGCTGTGGGCAGATGAAATTAAGAGATATggacagagaaattaagattttCCATACTACATATAGTTTGTAACACTGTACCCATTGCTGTTTAAATAGTCCTGTGGGTTTTCTTACCTCTTATGCTTGTGCTGGCTTCTTGAAGTTCCAGTTCCATGTAATGAAGTTGTTTTTTGGAAGTAGGACTGACAGGAATATTAACATAGGTGGCTGTCTCACTGTGGGGTCGATCTGATGTAGGGACATCGGCTGAATAACCTACAGCCCCTTCTAAAATAAGTAACACGTTATTATAGATATATTATAGACATGTTATTGCAATGACCAATGAACCATTTCATAAAACACACCATTCTGTCAAACgttctgaaagcaaacattcaGCAGTAACAACTCAGGTCACCAAACAGTGCGTTCTTCAGTCCTAAACAGGACATGAGGTTTCTACAGAAAATATCCTCAGAGAATGATCAAGTCAGGATCCATGCAGAAGGCCACAGACCATTGCTAGTGATCTCATGTTGTGACAGAAAGCAAATACTACACAGAAATTCGCTAGCAGACACAATGTGTGCAACACTATTAACCTGAATTGGAGCTGAAAGCATTTGGAAGTAAAGCTTTACATGAAATGATCTGTCCTAGGAAGATGTGGACTATTATAGCATCCAGAAGAAAGCAACCAAAATCACTAGAAGTTCAGAAAGTCACAAAAACAGACTGAAGACAGTTTAATGCTCGGGGAAGACAAGCTTGTGCAGACATTCCAATCAGagatcatagaatagtttgggttggaagggacctttaagatcatctagatccaatccccctgctatagacctccctctagaccaggttgctcaaagccacatccagcctgcttgaatgcttccagggtgggggcatccacagcctctctgggcaacatgttccattgcctcaccacccccacagtaaagaatttctttctaatatctagtctaaatctaccctcttccagtttaaagccatttccctcatCCTGTTTCTACATGCTattataaaaagtccctccccagctgtCCAGTATGTTCCCTTTGGGTACtagaaggccactataaggtccccctggagccttctcttctccaggctgaagagcccaaCTCTCTTAGCCTGCCcctgtaggggaggtgctccaagCAGAAACAGGTCATCTAATAAAAGacttaaatttcagaaaaaaaagtaaattagatgtggggaaaaaaaatagttttcccTATTCTAATAGTAAGGAGCAAAAGAATACCAAAGGAAATCTCACAAAACCCAAAGAATTTCATCATCtagaaatttctgaaaaagagatAGACTAACATCAACCAGGAAACAAAATGTGATTCTGTCTTACAGAAGACATTATTATCTACTGGATGATTTAGCAAGACCTTCTCTAGCCCAATTTTCAGTTATTCTAATTTtgccagaaatgaaacaaagagaGATCTTCGTGGCTTCATATGTCCATGCCTCTGTTGTACGACtgagtccagaactggacatggCAGACCAGATCTCACCAGTGCTAAGAGGAAAGTTCACCTCCCTTGACAGACTGGCAATGCTTTAACTAATGACGGCCATGATTCTGTCAAATTAATTTCCAGAGAAGACAATTTTTCACTGTTGTTACTGCATGCATACtatcattcatttcattttggttttcttttgaaagtttgttaaatttactttaaaaaaaaaaaagtatttctcattttcttccacatttaTCTTTGGCaagaaagcaatgttttttaaaaacttttagGCCAGTGACTAAAGCCAGCTTTCTCCAGCACCAGAATTAAATAATCCCACGACCGTGTACTTATATATATCTGAGTAAACTGGTGGAAAAATAGTTGTGATAGGCAAACAGGAGATTCAGTGCCGCAAGCATTGTCAGTCATCACTTAAAGATGTACTAAATTGAAGAAGAGGTAATAAGATGCTTATGTGTGGTTCATCTACTATTATGAAGGGACTCACAAGGgattttcatttggaaagtTCATCTCAAATGGAAACATAAAATCTAGTGTGAAATAAGGAAGCAAACAACACAGTTTTTGAGCACTAAGGATAGAGAGAGATCCCCTTAGAGCCTGCTGTTAAGATGGGAAAGAAGAGTGCAGAGAAAAAACGGTAtctctttcagtttcttcctcTCCCTTAAGTTCTCCCACTAAATCCCTCCACAACCACACATAAAACTCACACCAAAATTTTACTTTCCcaaatcactgcttttctttctattccgTTCAGGCACTGTTGGAGTGGGAATGGAAAAGCAGTAGGTGGTCAAGGCTTTTTAGAGTAGAGAAGGATAATGACAACTTAAATCCaaggagaagcagctgtgaACAACCATAAAGGgaaactttctcttctttttggaGGGCAGAGAGAGCTCATATAAGTTGGGTAACATTAAGAGTTGTCAGCAACTACATTAATGCAGTCTCTCCAGACACAAGCTATTTAAGTCAAAGCAGACTACAGTGTGGTCCAAAATTTTAAAAGCCTTGAAAGCTGACCAACTTTCCAACAgacattcttttttaaaaaaataacagtaaaccACTACCATCAAAGGAGAAATCTAACTGTACCAAACTACCATTCTCAGAAATAGGTGAATGATTCTGTCTAATGCATGTCAAAGAAACTTGGCTTGACCATGCCAAAAGGATTTGGCAGAACAAGAGCACTGAAAATCTGCATCCCAAACAGTTGAATTCATAAACAGATGACAACCTTAAGGGCTGATATAGAATCATGAGTAgtcatgaagaaaaatatgtttttgaagtctttctattcatttttaaagtgaagTAGCAGGGTTTTAAGTAGTGTCCTCAAAGTTAGTGAGCATGTAAGCTAGCAAACTCCTCTATAAAActaagcagcagaaaggagaatCTTATGCGTGGTGATTAtctaaacaacaaaacaaaacaaaacaaaaccacaaggAGAAAGATATATTAACTAGGGGATCTTtgtgcaagaaagaaaaaagaaagccctGGCAAACTtgacataaagaaaaataaaatccatgtACAAAGTTAGGCAAGTTGGAATAGAGGTgaaggaaagtgaaagaaagtgaagaaaaactCTCCTCTTGTTTAGACTGTGCTTAACAGAAACTTTGATTTATTTGTAAATTtgggttttcattttttctttgcataaaaatatctcattaaaatgaaaaactgttttatcTTTGTTTGAAGAAATAGGTTTATTTGAATAGCACAAGAGATTCAACATCtcataataagaaaataaggcACGCAGAGTGCCATGAACAAAGATGATGC
Above is a window of Meleagris gallopavo isolate NT-WF06-2002-E0010 breed Aviagen turkey brand Nicholas breeding stock chromosome 4, Turkey_5.1, whole genome shotgun sequence DNA encoding:
- the LOC104910861 gene encoding uncharacterized protein LOC104910861 — translated: MAASGSLKLQRGHSLQAGPKGGYEVLTLPAEPGTPTSSEEPEGAVGYSADVPTSDRPHSETATYVNIPVSPTSKKQLHYMELELQEASTSIRGSGSSRYAQIDITATETAHKVGTQHAQCREERLQELEQKKKGAQQ